From Coffea eugenioides isolate CCC68of unplaced genomic scaffold, Ceug_1.0 ScVebR1_886;HRSCAF=1640, whole genome shotgun sequence, a single genomic window includes:
- the LOC113759048 gene encoding uncharacterized protein LOC113759048, translating to MALYEALYGRKCRSPIYWDEIGERKVLDPTTIPWMENARERVKLIRQSLKIAQNRKKSYADNRRKDLEFEVGDCVFLKVTPLRSVTAGRGKKLQPRFVRPFKILQRVGKVAYRLKLPSSLSRIHNVIHVSMLKKYYPDTSHILQQEEVEIDESLTYEEKPVQLLDRMVKELRNKRIPLVKILWRNHRIEEVTWEVEEEMKKKCPELFENQDEKFRGRNSFQGEKV from the coding sequence atggcactCTACGAAGCGCTATACGGGAGGAAGTGCCGGTCACCGATCTATTGGGACGAAATCGGTGAGAGAAAGGTGCtagatccaaccactattccatggatggagaaTGCTCGAGAAAGagtcaagttgatacgacaaAGTCTCAAAATAGCTCAAAACCGAAAGAAGAGCTACgcggacaatcgaagaaaagatctggagttcgaagttggggACTGTGTTTTCCTTAAGGTCACACCATTACGAAGTGTcacggcgggtagaggaaaAAAACTTCAACCGAGATTCGTCAGACCTTTCAAGATTCTCCAAAGAGTTGGTAAAGTAGCGTATCGACTTAAACTACCGTCAAGTCTATCCAGAATTCACAACGTcatccacgtctcgatgcttaaAAAGTATTATCCTGATACGTCTCACATCTTACAGCAAGAGGAAGTCGAGATAGATGAATCCCTCACCTACGAAGAGAAGCCAGTACAGTTGCTCGACCGAATGGTTAAAGAGTTGAGAAACAAACGAATAcctttggtgaagattttatggagaaatcacCGAATTGAGGAGgttacctgggaggtggaagaagaaatgaaaaagaaatgcccTGAACTGTTTGAAAATCAAgatgagaaatttcgagggcgaaattcttttcaGGGGGagaaagtgtga